TGCCATATTTTTTGAACTTGAAAGGACTGCCGAAGGCCGCGCCGGTCTTCCGTTCGGTACGCAGATTGGCCATCGGCAACGCTTTACCGTGATACTTCGTCAGTAACGGCTTCGGATCGAAGGTGTCCACATGGGATGGACCGCCGTTCATAAACAGATGAATTACGCGCTTGGCCTTGGCTGGAAATTGCGGTTTTTTGACCGTCAGCGGATTCAGTTGATCGTTCGCCTTGATCTCGGAGGTCAGGAGCCCGGTTTCATTCATCAGGGCGGCCAAGCCCAGGGAACCGAAGCCCATGCCACAACGGCGCAGTAACTCTCGGCGATCAACGGCATTAAAATTCATGGCACTCAACCTGAGAGACGGTAATTCGGCGGGTACTGAAATTATAGCTCATGGGCTGGGCGAAGAATAGAGAATTACGGCCCCGTCCCCAGAGAGTACGGATAGTCTCGAGGCAAGGAACCTTTATTGCACAATCAGTTCGCCGTTCATGACCATCCAGTGTCCGGGGAAGGTACAGACGTAAGGATAAGTGCCCTTGACCGTGGGAGCCTGGAAATAGATGGTGAAACTCTGGTTGGGCTGAACGATATCGGTGTGAACGAGCACGTCGGGACTTGCGGGAATGTAGTTTTTCACCACAGCCTCCGGTTCGGCAATCATCTTATTGGCGAGATCGCCGACGCGCTCTTTGGAACCAGTTTTTAACAACACCCAATTATGCGGCACTACATCCGGATTTGCGAAAGTGAGTTTCACCGCTTCCCCGGCCTTCACTCGAAGCGTGCGCTGGACGAAGGAGAGATTTTTACCCGCTTCCACTCGTAGCGGTTGTGCTCCGGTGATCGCTTTTCGGAACGGATTGGGAGTCGACTTCACCGCCAGGGCGATATCGGTCAGTATAGGATGCGCGGCGATGGTTTTCTGAACCGGCTGGTAGTTAGGGAATTCACTGAATGCCGGCCCCAGGTCGTGAATTGTGGCAAAGATATCGCGGGCCGGATGCGAATCAACCTGATAGCGAACTTGCAGTTGATTCATTGGCTGCAAATCGGGGACTTCCAAAAATACGCTTCTCCCATCCCCCAATAAATGCACGGCCTTCACTTCCAGAGCATCGTGGCCGATGGTTCCATAGTGGCTGGGCGAGTATTCCTGAGATCCATAGCCGGAGCTATAACGGTAATTCCAAGCCTGCAAAAAATAATGACTTTTATCCCCGGCGATCTTCGGATCGACGGGAGCCGTGAAAGAAATCAACAAGCCATTCACTTTCGCCTGGAAAGAGCGGGGAAGTTGAACCTGCTGGCCGGTGTAGCGAACTCTTTGAAAACATCCATCCTCAGCCGTGTAAGTGCCCCAACCGCCCATACCGCTGACGTAGAGTTGGCCATCCTTGGGGTTGAAGCGACCGCGATGAACCCCGGAGCGGAAATCCCCATCCAACGGCACTAGAGCTCCCTGAGGCTGTCCGTTCACTTCGTCTCGCAGGAGCAGGAAATGGCTACCGGCCCCGTAGGAAAAGTGAACCATCTGGCCTGATAAAGGGCCCCATTTATCGCTGTTGATGAAAACCTGTCCGCCGCTGGAATTGTCGAGGCCACGGGGGATATTGACCAGCGGCAGATCGGGAGCTTTGCCCTGGCGCGATCCGCCGAAGCCGAAGAATGGGGGCTGATGGCCGCCGATCTTCTTGGGAGAGAGTGACTGGTTCGGTGAGAATTCGCAAATCATGGAGCAGGGGGTCCAGTCCCCTTCGGAGCAGGGGATGGTGAGCCGGCCTTCGCTATCCAGTCCCAGACCATCGGGATTTCGAAAGCCCGTAGCCAATATTTTGACATCCTTGCCATCGGCCGAGATTTGTAGCAAACCCTGATTTCCCGAGGCTGTGTAAAACTGTCCGGCGGCGTCGCGCTGCAAGCCACAGATGAAATCGTGCCCGGCCGGAGAGGTGACGTACTTGGCACTGAATCGCTCGTAATAATCCGCCTCGCCATCGTGATTCAAATCGTGCAGACAAGTGATCTGATCGCGGCCGAGCACGTAGACTTTGCCGTCAGCACAGACTAACCCTAAAGCCTGATTCAGCCCGGAGGCATAGCGCCGCCAGTGGACATGTTCCAATTTTTCATCCAAACCGGTGACATGCCAGACGTCTCCTTCCATGGTGCAGATCATGGCCGAGCCATCGGGCAGAAAATCGTGGTCGCCGAAGAAACAGAGCGATTTCCAGGGGTTTTTGAAAGGCGGCGTGATGGTATCGACCGCGTAGGGGCTCCCCGTTCCCAGCGAACCTTTGGTTTCAATTGGCTGGGGCCATTGGGAAGGCCCCCCCTGAAGTACCGATTTCAGAGGATGATCTTTGGCGCGGGCAACGACTTGAGTGAATTTGCCGTCGACTATTTGCGGACAATCCAGATAGTTGATGCCGTCAATCCGATAGGCGAAGATTACTTGCTTGCCCGATCGGTAGAGTCCTTGGTATTCGAATGGTTTTTGCGGTTTCTGGCCCACAGGCCGAGGCAACAGGGTTCCGGCCGGTCGGACGCCCTCCATGAAGCCGTGGCGAACCGAGGAAAATTTTAAGAAGCCTCCCTTCCAGAGCGCTTCGTAGCAAAGCGTCTCCGGATTGAAGCAAGTACCAAATTCGCCCTGCTCTCCCAGCCGCACACAAATGCCGCGCGGCACAGTCAGCTCACCACTCCGAAATATTCCAGACTGCATCGAGCCCAAATCGGTTTCATTCCAGCGGTTATCGGCCCAGGTGGTTTCATTCTGATTTCCCCAATGCCCGATTTGTCCGCCGTCCAGACCCGGGAAAGCGGGGAGGAGTGTCGGTGTGGGCTTCTTCTGAGAAAAGTAGATTGCTTCTTTGGCATAATAATCATAGAGCCGGTTGCGATTCACATTCTCCTTGGCATTCGGCCAGAGTTCGGCTTTGAGAGGGGCTCGATCGAAGGGAAAAGTTTCCACGGTATGTGATCGGGCTAGGAGAGTTTCCCCACTTTCGGAACCTTTCTTGCCCAGTTCCAGGAGAAAGCGAATCAGATTTCGTTTCTCCTCTACCGTCATCGCCTCCGCAATCCCGGCTGGCATGAGTGTACCGATCTCTTTGCGGCTTTCGATAATTGCTTTTTCGATTTTGATTTCATTACCAGTCGAGGGATCGCGGAGCGTCAATTCTTTGGCGTTTTCGCGAACTGGATAACCTTGGATCGATTTGCCTTCATTCGTCTGGATCAGAACCGCTGAGTATCCTTCGCGCACGCTTTTCGCCGGCCAAAGAACCGATTCGACCAGTTCCTCCGGCTTCACACAGATGCCAAGGGTCGTTAATTCCGGCCCGACGATTCCCCCTTCTTTCCCGATTCTGTGACAGGAGTTGCAGGCGAACCTGGCAGAAGCAAAGACACGGGCGCCTTTCTGCGAATCGCCTTGGGCCACCGCCGCAGCGAGGAGGTCCTGGACAATTTTGGGATCGTAGCTTTGCTTGACGGGCGGAGCTGTATAAGTCCGATAACGAACTCGCTCGCCCGCCGGTTTTCCTTCGAGTTGCGGCAGCAACCAGTGTAACCCATCCAGATTGTCGCTCAGGCGCTGTTCGGCATCGTCGTCGGTGTGTCCCAGTATGCCGATCGGGCCCTGATAGCCGCTCGCTTGAATCTTTCGAAGGAGATCCAGGTCGACTTCTCCGGCCCCCAACGGCAAAATTTTCTTTCCTTGTTTATCGCCTTGCGGAATCATGCCGTTGAGATTGACGGCGTAGAGATAAGGCATCATCGCTTTCAGCAGTTGTGAAAATCGCTCCAGATGATCGTGGCCATGATGCAGGTTATAGACTATTCCGACATTTTTGAGTTGGAGTTCTTTGATGATCGCGATTTGGTTTTCCGGTTCCCCGAACCAGTCCCCATGATTGTAGAGACCAACTTGGCAGCCGATTTTTTCCGCCGCCTGCGCGATCGGCCTCAGAGCCTCCACATGCGCTTTGATTCGTTTTTTCTGTTCCTCTGGCGTCGTCGTAATGCTGCCGCCGTTCATGGTCACCCAGAGTTGGGTTTTGATGTGGTGTTTTTCGAGCATCGAGAGCAAATACATCGCATCTTTGTCCAGCGCACCGGGAAACCAGACGGCGGATAGCTCAATGCCATTTTTTTGCAGAGCTACGATTTCCCGCTCGAAAGTCGGCAGGTGCTCGGCCCGCCAGTCGTAAGCATAATGTTTGAAGCCGAGTTTCTTCAGCATCTCCACACGATCTTCGGGGGATCGCTTTTTGGAATCGAAAGGGACTATGCACCAGGCCATTAAATTGTCGGAGCCCAAGATATTTTTGGGCTTCGGCGGGGTGGGACTTTGGCCGGCGGTAAAGACTGGTCTTAACAGAATCAGCAGCAGGACGGAGAGAATTCTGCTTTGGGAAAACATGCCCGATCTTCTCCAGTTAAGTGGGGAATCGAATAATCGGCGAACGGCGGGTAGGACACAGCATACCATACGGCACCGAAAAGAAAAACGGGATGCCGTTGGAAATTTTGATTTGGTCTGAAACCGAAAAAATAGGCTTAAGTGAGCAGTTCCACGATATCGCCCTCGTGGAGCACGTGATCTTTCTTGACCGTCTGGCCGTCGTACACTCCGGTGCCCCAGACTTTGGCCGCCTTGACCGTGGCCGCTAAATCGCTGTGAATGCACCCGGCGAAATCGACCACATCACCCCCGATCGGGATGGTATAGGGCGCTTTCATATCGGCCGGTTTACCCTGAGTTTTGGAGTAAACCCGAAGAATTCCCAGCGTTTCGTACATCTTTTTCTTCAGCTCGTCGATTCCTTCGCTGTTCTCGGCGGACATCACATGAATCGGAAAGCGAGCCCCGAACATTTCCTTGAAAATATCGAGTCGATCCTGAGCGCCTTCCGCATCGGACTTGTTGGCCACCAGCAAAGTCTTGACGTGGAAGAGCGAAGGATCTTCGACGCCCTCGGGCGGCGTGCCGGTCAGGATGCATTTGACCGCTTGCAGTTTCTCCAGGACGGCCTCCACGGCGAATGGACCATCGTCATCGCCCAAGTCCACTATTAATAAAGCCGCGTCGGTATTGCGAATAAAATCGGTCAAGTAGTTTTCATAGACATCCCCAGTGATCGGCGGCAGATCGATCAATTGCAGTCGAATATTCTCGAAATCCATCATGCCGGGAATCGGTTCCCGCGTGGTAAAGGGGTAGGGGGCGACTTCCGGTGTGGCCTTGGTTAGTCGAGTCAGTAGCCGACTTTTGCCGGAATTCGGCGGCCCGAGAAAGACATACTGGCCGGCTCCCTGACGCGGGATCTTGTAGCTGTTCGGGGACTTTTTGACCGTGCTCGATTTACGCTCGATATCGTCGTTCAGCTCAGCCATTTTGGACTTGAGCTGCATCTGAACTTTTTCGCTCGCCTTATGCTTGGGTAGGATTACCCACATCTTCTTGAGCGCAATCAGCTTATCCTCGGGGGTTTTGGCTTTCTTGTATTCGTCTTCCGCCGTGTGATAATGGGGCGGTAAATTCACAGCCATGCGTAAACCTCGTCTCTTCGGTATCTCGTCCAATCCTATCCTCAAAATATATTGATGAGGAACGATTTCCCTACCTGCGAGTCCAAGATGACCTTAAGCGAACAAATAGCCACAGCCACAACGGCCATTCGAAAGCAATGGAGCGGACAGCCCAAAATTGGGATCATTCTGGGAACTGGTCTGGGCGCCCTGACTCAGGATATCCAGCAGGATGTCGTGATTCCTTATGCCGACTTGCCGCATTTCCCGCACTCGACCGTTCTGGGTCACAAAGGGCAGTTGGTTTGCGGAAAAATCGCAGGTCATAGCGTAGTGGTGATGGATGGCCGGTTCCACTTTTATGAAGGGTACCGCCTCCAGCAGATCACCTTCCCCGTTCGAGTCATGAAAGCGCTCGGCTGCGAGATCCTCTTGGTGAGCAACGCCTGCGGTGGCCTGAATCCCCAGTTCTCCAAGGGGGATATTATGTTGATCGAAGATCACATCAATCTCATGGGAGACAACCCGCTGATCGGGCCGAATGACGATAAATTAGGCGACCGCTTCCCCGATATGAGTGAGCCGTACGATCGCAATTTGCTCGCACTCGCCAAGGAAGTTTCCCGCGAAGTGAAGATCCCCGTTCAACAGGGAGTCTATGTCGCGGTCGCCGGGCCGAATTTGGAAACCCGGGCGGAGTACCGCTTTTTGCGAACAATTGGTGCCGATGTGGTGGGAATGTCGACAGTTCCCGAGGTGATCGTCGCCGTGCACAGCAAAATGCGCTGCCTTGGCTTCTCGATTGTTACTGATATGTGCCTGCCCGATGCCCTGCATGCGGTCAGCCACGAAGAGATTATCGCAGTCGCTAATGAGGCTGAGAAAAAATTGCGGACTCTCGTGCATTCGATTATCGAGAAACTCTAACGGCCGGGGATTTCAATCGGGTAATTGAACGAACTGGCCCGATTCGGGAATGCTTGGAATGATTAAGTCCACCATTTTTCGCATGAGCTCGGATAGGCCGGTATTCGAAGTGATCGAGATGGGGAGATAACCGCCCCGCCTATCCTCGGGCGATAAATCGATTTTGTTCAAAAGTCTGAGGACTTTATGGTTTTGGAGTGAATCCGGCTCTGCAGTATTGATGGTGGAAACATCCAGCATCCATAGGATCAGATCGCTGGCGGCCAGTTGCTGTTCCGAGCGCCGGATCCCTTCCTGTTCGATGGCATCCGCAGTTTCTCGCAGACCAGCCGTATCGGTAATTTCCACCGGCCAGCCTTCCAGCGCCGTTGTCACACTCACCAGATCTCGGGTAGTGCCGGGAACCGGGGCAATGATGCTCCGGTTGTAGCCTGCCAAAGCGTTCATCAGGCTGCTTTTCCCGACATTTGGCGGGCCGATGATCGCGATCTTCCAGGGCCGGGTGAGATGTCGTCCCAACTCGGCAAAAGCTTGACTTCCTTTCTCGTACTCCCTCAATTTCGTTTGATCGAGCAGAACGCTGGCGGTTCGGAGCGTCAGTGCTTCCGGCAGCATCTTCCAGGCTTTGAGGGCATGGGCTGAAGGCTGCTCTCCGTCATAGCCGACCTCCCGCATCCACTCTTCCGGTTGAGCTTCCTGAATTCCTTCCGACCTCAACAAATCGAAAAGTAGGTTCTGAACCAATTGGCCGCCGTGACATTGGATTTCCAGTGCGGTGACCGACTTTCCCGGATTGTTGAGAATTAAGACTTCATCCTGCAAATCGACACCCAGTCGGCCGAACCAACTGGCACCGGGGACCGGTTCGAGCGGTAAAGTTTTTTTGGAAGAAGGTTTAAAGTGCTTTCGAATAAAACTCCAGGCGCCGGGCCCCCACAACCCCAGGGCTGCGATCGCCGAAGTTCCTGGAGCGGTTAGCAGGGCAAAACGCGTCACGAATGTTTCTCCGCCGTCATCCGAATGCCTTCGAGAGTGAGAAACGGGCGAACCTGAGTGGAGATCTTCAAGCCGGCGTTCAGCTTCAAACCGTTACCACCCGTGATAATCACAACGGCCTCTTTGTTGGTTAGCCGATTCATGCGATCGCATATATAGGCTACGCCTCCGACCGCTTGCCAATAAATCCCGGTTTGAATCGCCTGGGCCGTATTTTTTCCCGGCAGCGGAAGTTCCTCGGGATGATCTGGAATTTCCACCAGGGGGAGAAGGGCGGTATAAGCGTTGAGTGCTTTGGACATCAGGCCCAGACCCGGCAGGATCGAGCCTCCCTGAAATACCCCTTTATCATCGACGAGATCGACCGTGATGGCCGTACCGGCATCCACGATAATCGCGGGGCGATTCGGAAATTCTTCGCGGGCCGCCAGGGCGTTGAATAATCGGTCGAGTCCGACGCGGTTAGGATTGTCAACCGCGAGTGTAACGTTCAATTGCTTGAAGGTGTCGATTTTGCGGACCGATTCGCCCTGAGATTCGACCCATTGAATCAGGGTATCCCGCCAGGCCGGTTGAACCCCCGCGATCGTCCAGGAACAGCGATGGGGTAGCTTCGATTGCCACTTCGTGCGCTGTTCGTACCAGGCTTCAAAATCTTCCGGCGGCAGCGAGATGGCCTCCACGACTTTGCCCTGCTCGCAACGACCCCACTTGATCCGGGTATTGCCGATATCCGCCACAATATTGGAGAGGAATTCCTTCATGCTATTTGTTGTAGTGTCTTCCCGTATGATGAAGTATGTCTCCTGGCGTTGCATAAAAACAAAACATCCTTAGGCGGATTCACCGAAGGGAATTTGGCCGCGAGTTCAATGAGTCGATCCGCACTTCCTATCGATGCTGTTCTGCCGGAATTGGTCGACCGTCTTTCCCGACATCCCGCCCTGGTGCTGCAAGCTCCCACCGGCGCGGGGAAAACGACTCGAGTTCCGCCCGCCCTTCTCGAAGCCGGCTTAGCAGGGGATAAGCTGATAGTCATGGTCGAGCCACGCCGAATTGCCGCGCGTAATGCCGCTCTTCGCATGGCGCAGGAGGCCGGGGAGCGGATTGGTGCCCGCATCGGTTATGCAGTGCGTTTCGACCGGCAGGCCAGCAACAACACGCGTATTCTGGTCGTGACACCCGGCATTCTGCTTCGAATGCTTCACGAGGATCCCTTTCTGGAAAAAGTCGAAGTTCTGATCTTCGATGAATTCCACGAACGGGGTCTGGAATCCGACTTGGCTTTAGGAATGGCCCGTCTGATCCGCGAAACCGTGCGTCCCGAACTGAAACTGGTCGTGATGTCGGCCACGCTGGATGCGGAAAATATCTCCCGATTTCTTGAAGACTGCCCGATCGTTACCAGCGAAGGGCGAATGTTCCCAGTCGAGGTGGTCTATCAACCCAAGGCCCCCGAAGAGAACGATCTCTCGGCAGTTCTCCGGGCCATCGACTATGTTCTGGACGAAACTGCGCAGGATCTTCTGGTCTTTTTACCCGATCTGAATGAGATTCGCAGGCTTTCGGATGAACTGTTGCAGCAGTTTCCCGACTTGCTGATTCTCCCTTTGTATGGCGATCTCCCGCCCGACCGTCAGGATCACGCTTTGAAACCCCAAGGACGGCGGCGAATCGTCCTGGCCACCAACATCGCGGAAACCTCCGTGACGGTGGAAGGGATCACCGGAATCGTCGATACCGGCACGGCCTGGGAGAAAAGCTACGACGCCTCCGTCGGTTTGGATCGCATGATCCGAGCGAATATTTCCCAGGCCGCCACGGAACAGCGGCGCGGCCGGGCCGGGCGAACGCAACCGGGAATTTGCGTACGGCTCTGGTCGGAACATGCCCAGAAATCGCGCGCGGCTCAGACGATTCCCGAAATCAGCCGGGTGGATCTGGCAGGGGCCATTCTGCAACTGTTGAAATTTGGAGAAAAAGATCCGCTCCAATTCCCCTGGCTCACGCCTCCCAATCCGCTGGCCGTGAAGCAGGCGATGGAATTGCTGAAGATGCTGGAAGCCATCGATCAAAACGGGTTGACCCCACTCGGGGATCAAATGGCTCAGCTTCCCGTGCATCCGCGTCTTGCTCGATTGTTGCTCTCGGCAGAAGACTATGGCTGTCTAGACGAGGCCAGTCTGGCGGCCGCGTTACTCTCAGAAAGAGATCCTTTCCCACGTTTTGGGATGGAGGCTTTGCAGTCGGTGGAATCCGATCTGATGGAAAAGCTCGAGGCCTTGCAAACATTCGAGAGTACCAATGAATGGCGAACTCCGATAGGGGAATTGAATCGGGGGATCGCGAAAAACCTGCTCCAGACCCGAAATGAGTTAAGCCGACTGACGCCGCGGCAACGTTCGGATTCCGGACGGGACTCACAGAATCTGGAGCGAGGTCTCTCTCGGGCCTTGTTGGACGCCTATCCCGATAGGCTTTGCCGCCGGAGAACTCCCAAAGGATTGAAGGGGTTGATGGTGGGCGGGCGAGGAACCTTCCAGCATCCGATGAGCCGGGTGCGCGAAGCGATGCTATTTCTGGCTCTGGATATTGATGCGGGGAATGGGGAGACGAGAGTTCGCATGGCCCATGGGATTCAGAGGGAGTGGATCTCAAGTCATAAACTGGAATCCCGGATCGAGGTGGAATGGGACGAGGGAACTCAAAAATTCACCGCCTTTAAACGCCTCTATTTCCAGGATCTGATCTTGGAGGAGAAATCCGCACAGATACCGGAGGGTCACGATACGAGCAGTGTGCTGCTTCAAAAAATTCAGCGCGATGTCTCGATTATTCGCCCCGCCGCCGATTCGAAAGTCGGACAGTTTCTGCTCCGCTGGGAATGTTTACGCGAATGGCTGCCAGAACGCGAAATTCCAGCTTGCGATGAGGCGTTACTCCTTGAAATTGCCGGCTGGTTAATCCCCAGCTGCCGGTCATTGGAGGATCTACGAAACGCCGACTGGTTATCCGCCTTTCGACAGAAATTGGGCTCACCGATCTGGAATTTATTGGAGAATGAAGCTCCGGAGAAGATGGCGGTTCCCTCGGGGAATGAAATCCGATTGACCTATGAGGCTCGCCGTCCTCCGATCCTGGCGGTTCGGATTCAGGAAATGTTCGGTTTAACCGAAACCCCCCGGGTGGCAAGCGGACGCGTGCCTGTACTGCTGCATCTCCTGGCCCCGAACTATCGGCCGCAACAGGTCACGGAAGATTTAGCCAGTTTCTGGAAGAATACCTATCCTATCGTTCGCAAAGAGCTTCGCGGCCGCTACCCCAAGCATTCCTGGCCGGACGATCCGACCGTGGCTCCCGCCGAGAGCCGGCCGAGGCGTAGAAGTTGAGTACTAGTTGAGCGAGATTTCGTAGCGGAAATTATTGTTAGGGGTCGCAGTCTCTTCCGGCCGATTCGGCAGTAAAAGTATGCCTTTACCCGCTTCCAGCCGATATTCAATTGGTTTTTCGAATAAGGGATCGTTCGGAAGGGTGACTTCGGTAATGTCTTCTAACTTTTCTGGCAGTTTGCCGATGCGGGCAACATAGAGTCGAATGGCTTCAATGTGTCGCAGGGCGACGAGTTGTCGTTCCAGCCGGACGTTCGCCTGATGAACTTTGACGATAGCGGGGATTTGCAGCATCAGCAGGTTTCGCAGCGGATTTTTCGC
The genomic region above belongs to Telmatocola sphagniphila and contains:
- a CDS encoding DUF6797 domain-containing protein, which encodes MFSQSRILSVLLLILLRPVFTAGQSPTPPKPKNILGSDNLMAWCIVPFDSKKRSPEDRVEMLKKLGFKHYAYDWRAEHLPTFEREIVALQKNGIELSAVWFPGALDKDAMYLLSMLEKHHIKTQLWVTMNGGSITTTPEEQKKRIKAHVEALRPIAQAAEKIGCQVGLYNHGDWFGEPENQIAIIKELQLKNVGIVYNLHHGHDHLERFSQLLKAMMPYLYAVNLNGMIPQGDKQGKKILPLGAGEVDLDLLRKIQASGYQGPIGILGHTDDDAEQRLSDNLDGLHWLLPQLEGKPAGERVRYRTYTAPPVKQSYDPKIVQDLLAAAVAQGDSQKGARVFASARFACNSCHRIGKEGGIVGPELTTLGICVKPEELVESVLWPAKSVREGYSAVLIQTNEGKSIQGYPVRENAKELTLRDPSTGNEIKIEKAIIESRKEIGTLMPAGIAEAMTVEEKRNLIRFLLELGKKGSESGETLLARSHTVETFPFDRAPLKAELWPNAKENVNRNRLYDYYAKEAIYFSQKKPTPTLLPAFPGLDGGQIGHWGNQNETTWADNRWNETDLGSMQSGIFRSGELTVPRGICVRLGEQGEFGTCFNPETLCYEALWKGGFLKFSSVRHGFMEGVRPAGTLLPRPVGQKPQKPFEYQGLYRSGKQVIFAYRIDGINYLDCPQIVDGKFTQVVARAKDHPLKSVLQGGPSQWPQPIETKGSLGTGSPYAVDTITPPFKNPWKSLCFFGDHDFLPDGSAMICTMEGDVWHVTGLDEKLEHVHWRRYASGLNQALGLVCADGKVYVLGRDQITCLHDLNHDGEADYYERFSAKYVTSPAGHDFICGLQRDAAGQFYTASGNQGLLQISADGKDVKILATGFRNPDGLGLDSEGRLTIPCSEGDWTPCSMICEFSPNQSLSPKKIGGHQPPFFGFGGSRQGKAPDLPLVNIPRGLDNSSGGQVFINSDKWGPLSGQMVHFSYGAGSHFLLLRDEVNGQPQGALVPLDGDFRSGVHRGRFNPKDGQLYVSGMGGWGTYTAEDGCFQRVRYTGQQVQLPRSFQAKVNGLLISFTAPVDPKIAGDKSHYFLQAWNYRYSSGYGSQEYSPSHYGTIGHDALEVKAVHLLGDGRSVFLEVPDLQPMNQLQVRYQVDSHPARDIFATIHDLGPAFSEFPNYQPVQKTIAAHPILTDIALAVKSTPNPFRKAITGAQPLRVEAGKNLSFVQRTLRVKAGEAVKLTFANPDVVPHNWVLLKTGSKERVGDLANKMIAEPEAVVKNYIPASPDVLVHTDIVQPNQSFTIYFQAPTVKGTYPYVCTFPGHWMVMNGELIVQ
- a CDS encoding GTPase; amino-acid sequence: MAVNLPPHYHTAEDEYKKAKTPEDKLIALKKMWVILPKHKASEKVQMQLKSKMAELNDDIERKSSTVKKSPNSYKIPRQGAGQYVFLGPPNSGKSRLLTRLTKATPEVAPYPFTTREPIPGMMDFENIRLQLIDLPPITGDVYENYLTDFIRNTDAALLIVDLGDDDGPFAVEAVLEKLQAVKCILTGTPPEGVEDPSLFHVKTLLVANKSDAEGAQDRLDIFKEMFGARFPIHVMSAENSEGIDELKKKMYETLGILRVYSKTQGKPADMKAPYTIPIGGDVVDFAGCIHSDLAATVKAAKVWGTGVYDGQTVKKDHVLHEGDIVELLT
- a CDS encoding purine-nucleoside phosphorylase — its product is MTLSEQIATATTAIRKQWSGQPKIGIILGTGLGALTQDIQQDVVIPYADLPHFPHSTVLGHKGQLVCGKIAGHSVVVMDGRFHFYEGYRLQQITFPVRVMKALGCEILLVSNACGGLNPQFSKGDIMLIEDHINLMGDNPLIGPNDDKLGDRFPDMSEPYDRNLLALAKEVSREVKIPVQQGVYVAVAGPNLETRAEYRFLRTIGADVVGMSTVPEVIVAVHSKMRCLGFSIVTDMCLPDALHAVSHEEIIAVANEAEKKLRTLVHSIIEKL
- a CDS encoding GTPase: MTRFALLTAPGTSAIAALGLWGPGAWSFIRKHFKPSSKKTLPLEPVPGASWFGRLGVDLQDEVLILNNPGKSVTALEIQCHGGQLVQNLLFDLLRSEGIQEAQPEEWMREVGYDGEQPSAHALKAWKMLPEALTLRTASVLLDQTKLREYEKGSQAFAELGRHLTRPWKIAIIGPPNVGKSSLMNALAGYNRSIIAPVPGTTRDLVSVTTALEGWPVEITDTAGLRETADAIEQEGIRRSEQQLAASDLILWMLDVSTINTAEPDSLQNHKVLRLLNKIDLSPEDRRGGYLPISITSNTGLSELMRKMVDLIIPSIPESGQFVQLPD
- a CDS encoding type III pantothenate kinase — protein: MQRQETYFIIREDTTTNSMKEFLSNIVADIGNTRIKWGRCEQGKVVEAISLPPEDFEAWYEQRTKWQSKLPHRCSWTIAGVQPAWRDTLIQWVESQGESVRKIDTFKQLNVTLAVDNPNRVGLDRLFNALAAREEFPNRPAIIVDAGTAITVDLVDDKGVFQGGSILPGLGLMSKALNAYTALLPLVEIPDHPEELPLPGKNTAQAIQTGIYWQAVGGVAYICDRMNRLTNKEAVVIITGGNGLKLNAGLKISTQVRPFLTLEGIRMTAEKHS
- the hrpB gene encoding ATP-dependent helicase HrpB, with protein sequence MSRSALPIDAVLPELVDRLSRHPALVLQAPTGAGKTTRVPPALLEAGLAGDKLIVMVEPRRIAARNAALRMAQEAGERIGARIGYAVRFDRQASNNTRILVVTPGILLRMLHEDPFLEKVEVLIFDEFHERGLESDLALGMARLIRETVRPELKLVVMSATLDAENISRFLEDCPIVTSEGRMFPVEVVYQPKAPEENDLSAVLRAIDYVLDETAQDLLVFLPDLNEIRRLSDELLQQFPDLLILPLYGDLPPDRQDHALKPQGRRRIVLATNIAETSVTVEGITGIVDTGTAWEKSYDASVGLDRMIRANISQAATEQRRGRAGRTQPGICVRLWSEHAQKSRAAQTIPEISRVDLAGAILQLLKFGEKDPLQFPWLTPPNPLAVKQAMELLKMLEAIDQNGLTPLGDQMAQLPVHPRLARLLLSAEDYGCLDEASLAAALLSERDPFPRFGMEALQSVESDLMEKLEALQTFESTNEWRTPIGELNRGIAKNLLQTRNELSRLTPRQRSDSGRDSQNLERGLSRALLDAYPDRLCRRRTPKGLKGLMVGGRGTFQHPMSRVREAMLFLALDIDAGNGETRVRMAHGIQREWISSHKLESRIEVEWDEGTQKFTAFKRLYFQDLILEEKSAQIPEGHDTSSVLLQKIQRDVSIIRPAADSKVGQFLLRWECLREWLPEREIPACDEALLLEIAGWLIPSCRSLEDLRNADWLSAFRQKLGSPIWNLLENEAPEKMAVPSGNEIRLTYEARRPPILAVRIQEMFGLTETPRVASGRVPVLLHLLAPNYRPQQVTEDLASFWKNTYPIVRKELRGRYPKHSWPDDPTVAPAESRPRRRS